One window from the genome of Saccharomyces mikatae IFO 1815 strain IFO1815 genome assembly, chromosome: 2 encodes:
- the BNA4 gene encoding kynurenine 3-monooxygenase (similar to Saccharomyces cerevisiae BNA4 (YBL098W); ancestral locus Anc_7.429) yields MPESVAIIGAGLVGCLAALAFSKEGYHVTLYDFREDPRLETTKNKNLKSINLAISARGIDALKSVDLRACERILQDMIPMKGRMIHNLKGEQESQLYGLHGEAINSINRSVLNNNLLSELEKTTTELKFGHKLVKVDWTEDKQICHFATGGDLSVPHSEKFDFVIGCDGAYSATRSQMQRKVEMDFSQEYMNLRYIELYIPPTEVSKPKFGGNFAIAPDHLHIWPRHKFMLIALANSDGSFTSTFFGSKDQISDLITSESRVKNFLVENFPDIVNIMDLDDAVNRFITYPKESLVCVNCKPYDVSGGKGILLGDAAHAMVPFYGQGMNCGFEDVRILMALLKKHSGDRSRAFTEYSQTRHKDLVSITQLAKRNYKEMSHDVTSKRFLLRRKLDALLSILMKDRWIPLYTMVSFRSDIPYSRALERAGKQTRILKFLESLTLGILSIGGFKLFKFLTKDRF; encoded by the coding sequence ATGCCTGAATCAGTAGCCATTATAGGCGCAGGATTGGTAGGCTGTCTTGCCGCGTTggcattttcaaaagaggGCTACCACGTCACACTTTATGATTTTAGAGAAGATCCTAGATTGGAAACCACcaagaataaaaatttaaaaTCCATTAATTTGGCTATTTCTGCGCGTGGCATTGATGCTTTGAAATCAGTAGATTTGCGTGCGTGTGAACGCATCTTGCAAGATATGATTCCCATGAAAGGTAGGATGATTCACAATTTGAAAGGTGAGCAGGAATCTCAATTGTACGGTTTGCATGGAGAAGCCATCAATTCTATCAATAGATCTGTATTAAATAATAACCTATTGAGTGAATTGGAAAAAACTACAACTGAGTTAAAATTCGGTCACAAGTTGGTTAAAGTCGATTGGACAGAGGATAAACAAATCTGTCATTTTGCTACTGGAGGTGATTTGAGTGTACCACATAGTGAAAAGTTTGATTTTGTGATAGGTTGCGACGGTGCGTATTCTGCGACAAGATCTCAAATGCAGCGTAAAGTTGAAATGGATTTCTCACAAGAGTATATGAATTTACGCTACATTGAACTTTATATCCCACCTACTGAGGTATCAAAGCCAAAGTTTGGTGGAAATTTCGCTATAGCCCCTGACCATTTACACATCTGGCCTCGTCATAAATTCATGTTGATTGCGCTTGCCAACAGTGATGGTTCTTTCACGtcaactttttttggttCTAAAGATCAAATATCGGATCTGATAACTTCAGAGTCACGTGTGAAGAACTTTTTAGTCGAGAACTTTCCTGACATTGTTAATATTATGGATTTGGACGACGCTGTCAACAGATTCATTACTTACCCAAAGGAAAGTCTTGTTTGCGTAAACTGTAAGCCATACGACGTATCCGGTGGGAAAGGCATCCTACTGGGTGACGCTGCTCATGCGATGGTCCCTTTTTATGGGCAGGGTATGAATTGCGGGTTCGAAGACGTAAGAATTTTGATGGCgctattgaaaaagcaTTCTGGAGATCGTTCGAGAGCCTTTACTGAGTATTCTCAAACGAGACACAAGGATCTTGTTTCTATCACTCAACTGGCAAAGAGAAATTACAAAGAGATGTCCCATGATGTTACGTCCAAACGCTTCCTATTAAGAAGAAAGCTGGATGCTCTCCTTAGTATTTTAATGAAAGATAGGTGGATACCTTTGTATACAATGGTATCTTTCAGATCTGATATCCCGTACTCCAGAGCATTAGAAAGGGCTGGAAAGCAAACGCGTATCTTGAAATTCTTAGAATCTTTAACACTCGGTATTTTATCTATTGGTGGTTTCAAGCTTTTTAAGTTTTTGACTAAAGATCGTTTCTAA
- the MRX3 gene encoding Mrx3p (similar to Saccharomyces cerevisiae YBL095W; ancestral locus Anc_7.427), with the protein MSRTIPFLFKLINRAVILPTAGFTLGIGAFVKAWPDDAGVLSLNDPQMPAELMSATKSRQPMELQNMDILTQVEKSKVYKLLVQDDKMHHILFSEKIPSGHRDYHVGQGLLFGKGKLEIDPLVFHDLDRGELTVIYHLGAELGNRNGNVHKGLLSLLLDEALCYCGFPLLPSKRGVTARLSLEFLEDIPINTTIMLKASIKETKGRKCVIEGHLEEFPSETFSKNGNRGWSLLGFWSSNAKQEAPRKFAKADCILVEPTWFKYFKWLDMF; encoded by the coding sequence ATGTCTAGAACTATCccatttttattcaaattaatTAACAGGGCAGTAATTCTACCCACTGCAGGTTTTACGTTGGGTATTGGTGCATTTGTAAAGGCATGGCCCGATGATGCTGGTGTCTTATCATTGAATGATCCGCAAATGCCCGCAGAGTTGATGAGTGCAACCAAGAGTCGACAACCTATGGAGCTACAGAATATGGATATTCTTACtcaagttgaaaaaagcAAGGTATATAAGCTATTAGTCCAGGACGATAAGATGCACCATATTCTATTCAGTGAGAAAATACCAAGCGGCCACAGAGATTACCATGTGGGACAAGGTCTTCTGTTTGGGAAAGGGAAACTTGAAATTGATCCTTTAGTTTTCCATGACTTGGATCGCGGTGAACTTACTGTGATTTATCACTTGGGCGCTGAGTTAGGGAACCGAAACGGTAATGTTCATAAGGGTTTGCTGTCATTGTTACTAGATGAGGCTTTGTGTTATTGCGGTTTCCCCCTGTTACCTAGTAAAAGAGGTGTAACAGCAAGGCTGTCTCTAGAATTTCTTGAGGACATTCCTATCAATACGACAATCATGCTGAAAGCAAGTatcaaagaaactaaaGGCAGAAAATGTGTCATTGAGGGACATTTAGAAGAGTTTCCGTCAGAAACCTTTTcgaaaaatggaaatagAGGCTGGAGCTTACTCGGTTTTTGGAGTTCTAATGCTAAACAGGAGGCGCCAAGGAAATTTGCC
- the BRN1 gene encoding condensin subunit BRN1 (similar to Saccharomyces cerevisiae BRN1 (YBL097W); ancestral locus Anc_7.428), with the protein MATQLRYENNDNDERVEHNLFTNRSTMMANFEEWIKMATDNKINSRNSWNFALIDYFYDLDVLKDSENNINFQKASATLDGCIKIYSSRVDSVTTETGKLLSGLAQRKTNGSSNGDDNNNGNGEGLEGKEEEGNVLIDPLTGMPISNDPEVNNTRRRVYNRVLETTLVEFETIKMKELDQELRIDPLFKKALVDFDEGGAKSLLLNTLNIDDTARVIFDASIKDTQHMMQDKNQSKEGELVEDSSVANGENEPSQSLVSNRNDSMVNGSAISAPSMEDEILSLGMDFIKFDQIAVCEISGSIEQLRNVVEDINQAKGFIENVNNKFDNFLTEEELQEAVPENAEDDIDGFDMGMQQELGYPDENHDNISQDEQDDPSEDNVNSTTGSIFEKDLMAYFDDNLNKNWRGREHWKVRNFKKMNYVNEESNSIGEVRGTIKYSSNNDITENKLTDFKKKNKQKKALEIDFFQIDDEFEDSIFAPKGRTKIDMPIKNRKNDSHYLLPDDFHFSTDKITRLFIKPEQKMSLFNHRKHSGGDVNSGTFEKSVSSFNRSNNDVPAIADEHFWADNYERKEQEEKEMEQSKEVGDVVGGALDNPFEDDVDGVDFNQAFEEADDNEEADMKLDLQDEEDHKYPIRDNKVTYSRVSKKIDVRRLKKNVWKSINNLIQVQDTKKGEEENSNDSKIHKENEPNKELKFSDIIHGISTMYSNDTLKDISTSFCFICLLHLANEHGLQITNTENYEDLVVNYEGLATAQTAT; encoded by the coding sequence ATGGCCACCCAACTAAGATACGAGAATAacgataatgatgaaagagTAGAGCATAATCTCTTTACCAATAGATCCACCATGATggcaaattttgaagaatggaTCAAAATGGCTAcagataataaaataaactCCCGAAATAGTTGGAATTTCGCATTGATTGACTATTTTTATGACTTGGATGTGCTGAAAGATAGCGAGAATAACATCAATTTTCAGAAGGCATCTGCCACGTTGGATGGGTGTATTAAGATTTATTCTTCAAGAGTTGATTCAGTGACGACAGAGACAGGTAAGTTGTTGAGTGGATTAGCTCAAAGGAAGACGAATGGTTCATCTAATGGAgatgataataacaatGGAAATGGCGAAGGGCTTGAAGgtaaagaggaagaaggaAATGTATTGATTGATCCACTAACCGGTATGCCTATATCTAATGATCCTGAAGTGAATAATACAAGGCGGAGAGTTTATAATAGAGTTTTAGAAACCACGTTAGTggaatttgaaacaatCAAGATGAAAGAACTAGACCAAGAACTACGGATTGATCCATTGTTTAAGAAAGCTCTTGTAGATTTCGATGAAGGCGGTGCCAAGAGTTTATTGCTGAACACACTAAACATAGACGACACCGCAAGGGTCATTTTCGATGCCTCTATTAAGGATACACAACATATGATGCAGGATAAGAATCAAAGTAAGGAAGGTGAACTGGTTGAAGACAGTAGCGTAGCTAATGGCGAGAATGAACCTAGTCAGTCATTGGTAAGCAACCGCAATGATTCGATGGTGAATGGTTCAGCCATTAGTGCACCATCGAtggaagatgaaattttatCTCTCGGAATGGATTTCATAAAGTTCGACCAAATTGCTGTTTGTGAAATATCGGGGTCAATTGAGCAATTAAGGAATGTCGTTGAAGATATTAATCAAGCGAAAGGCTTCATAGAAAATGTTAACAATAAATTCGATAACTTCTTAACTGAAGAGGAACTACAGGAAGCTGTGCCAGAAAATGCCGAAGACGATATCGATGGATTTGATATGGGCATGCAACAGGAGTTAGGATATCCAGACGAAAATCATGATAATATATCCCAGGATGAACAGGATGATCCAAGTGAAGACAACGTCAACTCTACTACAGGAAgtatatttgaaaaggatttAATGGCTTActttgatgataacttGAATAAAAATTGGAGAGGAAGAGAACATTGGAAAGTAcgaaatttcaagaaaatgaattatGTGAATGAAGAATCCAACTCAATAGGAGAAGTGAGGGGTACTATAAAATATAGTAGCAATAATGACATAACAGAGAATAAACTGACGGActttaagaaaaagaataaacaaaaaaaggcTTTAGAAATCGACTTTTTCCAAAtagatgatgaatttgaagacAGCATTTTTGCACCAAAAGGGAGAACGAAGATTGATATGCCGATTAAAAATAGGAAAAATGACTCTCATTATTTACTACCAGATgatttccatttttccacCGATAAGATAACAAGGTTGTTCATCAAACCGGAACAAAAAATGAGTCTTTTCAATCACCGAAAGCATTCTGGAGGTGATGTCAACTCAGGGACTTTTGAGAAAAGTGTGTCTTCTTTCAACCGTTCCAATAACGACGTTCCTGCTATTGCCGATGAACACTTTTGGGCAGATAATTACGAAAGGAAGGAGcaagaggaaaaagaaatggagCAGTCTAAAGAGGTAGGCGATGTTGTAGGTGGAGCGCTGGATAATCcctttgaagatgatgtgGATGGTGTTGACTTTAACCAAGCTTTTGAGGAAGCCGACGATAACGAGGAGGCGGATATGAAACTTGATTTAcaggatgaagaagatcatAAGTACCCCATCCGGGACAACAAAGTTACTTATTCAAGAgtctcaaaaaaaattgatgtaAGAAGACTAAAGAAAAACGTGTGGAAATCGATTAATAATTTGATACAAGTACAAGACACCAAGAaaggtgaagaagaaaattcaaatgaCAGCAAAATCCACAAAGAGAATGAACCAAACAAGGAACTGAAATTCTCAGATATTATTCATGGTATAAGTACAATGTATTCGAATGATACACTAAAGGACATTTCAAcaagtttttgttttatatgcCTTCTGCATTTAGCAAATGAGCATGGGTTGCAGATAACTAACACAGAAAACTATGAGGACCTAGTGGTGAATTATGAGGGCCTAGCGACGGCACAAACAGCAACATGA
- the SFT2 gene encoding Sft2p (similar to Saccharomyces cerevisiae SFT2 (YBL102W); ancestral locus Anc_7.437) — MSEEQPSDQVNSLRDSLNRWNQTRQQNSQGFNESAKTLFSSWADSLNTRAQDIYQTLPVSRQDLVQDQEPSWFQLSRTERMILFVCFLLGATASFTLCIFLFPVLATKPRKFGLLWTMGSLLFVFAFGVLMGPVAYLKHLTARERLPFSMFFFATCFMTIYFAAFSKNTVLTITCALLELVAVIYYAISYFPFGATGLRMLSSAGVNSARGVLRI; from the coding sequence ATGAGCGAAGAACAACCTTCCGACCAAGTTAATAGTCTTCGTGACTCATTGAATCGATGGAATCAAACAAGACAGCAGAATTCGCAAGGTTTTAACGAATCGGCTAAGACGCTGTTTTCGAGTTGGGCGGATTCTCTCAATACTAGGGCCCAGGATATATATCAGACGTTGCCTGTATCTAGGCAGGACTTGGTGCAAGACCAGGAGCCGTCCTGGTTTCAATTGTCAAGAACGGAACGAATGATACTCTTTGTCTGCTTCTTACTAGGTGCAACGGCATCTTTCACCCTTTGTATCTTCCTTTTCCCCGTTTTAGCTACCAAACCAAGAAAGTTTGGTTTATTGTGGACGATGGGATCCCTACTATTTGTATTTGCGTTTGGTGTGCTTATGGGGCCAGTAGCGTATCTAAAGCATTTAACTGCAAGGGAAAGGCTGCCCTTCTCAATGTTCTTTTTCGCCACTTGCTTCATGACAATTTATTTTGCAgccttttccaaaaatacCGTGCTGACTATAACTTGTGCCCTTTTGGAGTTAGTTGCTGTCATTTATTATGCTATTTCATATTTCCCATTTGGTGCAACAGGTTTGAGGATGCTAAGTTCTGCTGGTGTCAATTCGGCAAGAGGTGTTTTACGCATCTGA
- the ATP1 gene encoding F1F0 ATP synthase subunit alpha (similar to Saccharomyces cerevisiae ATP1 (YBL099W); ancestral locus Anc_7.432), which translates to MLARTAAIRSLSRTLINSARAARPAAAASALSSARRLASTKAQPTEVSSILEERIKGVSDEANLNETGRVLAVGDGIARVFGLNNIQAEELVEFSSGVKGMALNLEPGQVGIVLFGSDRLVKEGELVKRTGNIVDVPVGPGLLGRVVDALGNPIDGKGPIDAAGRSRAQVKAPGILPRRSVHEPVQTGLKAVDALVPIGRGQRELIIGDRQTGKTAVALDTILNQKRWNNGSDESKKLYCVYVAVGQKRSTVAQLVQTLEQHDAMKYSIIVAATASEAAPLQYLAPFTAASIGEWFRDNGKHALIVYDDLSKQAVAYRQLSLLLRRPPGREAYPGDVFYLHSRLLERAAKLSEKEGSGSLTALPVIETQGGDVSAYIPTNVISITDGQIFLEAELFYKGIRPAINVGLSVSRVGSAAQVKALKQVAGSLKLFLAQYREVAAFAQFGSDLDASTKQTLVRGERLTQLLKQNQYSPLATEEQVPLIYAGVNGHLDNIELSRIGEFESSFLSYLKSNHNELLTEIREKGELSKELLASLKSATESFVATF; encoded by the coding sequence ATGTTGGCTCGTACTGCTGCTATTCGTTCTCTATCAAGAACTTTAATTAATTCGGCCAGGGCTGCAAGAcctgctgctgctgcttctGCTTTATCCTCTGCCAGAAGATTGGCTTCGACCAAGGCCCAACCCACAGAAGTTTCCTCTATCTTAGAGGAAAGAATTAAGGGCGTCTCTGACGAGGCTAATTTGAACGAAACCGGTAGGGTTCTTGCTGTTGGTGATGGTATTGCTCGTGTCTTTGGTTTGAACAACATTCAAGCTGAAGAATTAGTCGAATTTTCCTCTGGTGTCAAAGGTATGGCCTTGAACTTGGAACCCGGTCAAGTCGGTATCGTTCTTTTCGGTTCCGATAGACTGGTTAAAGAAGGTGAACTGGTTAAGAGAACCGGTAATATCGTTGATGTCCCAGTTGGTCCAGGTCTTTTGGGTAGAGTTGTCGACGCTTTAGGTAACCCTATCGATGGTAAAGGTCCTATCGACGCTGCCGGTCGTTCAAGAGCTCAAGTCAAAGCTCCAGGTATTTTGCCAAGAAGGTCCGTCCATGAGCCAGTTCAAACTGGTTTGAAGGCTGTTGACGCTTTGGTCCCTATTGGTAGAGGCCAAAGAGAATTGATCATTGGTGATCGTCAAACTGGTAAGACCGCTGTCGCCTTGGACACTATTTTAAACCAAAAGAGATGGAACAATGGTAGTGACGAATCGAAGAAACTGTACTGTGTTTACGTCGCCGTTGGACAAAAAAGATCTACCGTTGCTCAATTGGTTCAAACCTTGGAACAACATGATGCCATGAAGTACTCTATCATTGTTGCAGCAACCGCCTCTGAAGCCGCTCCCTTACAATATTTGGCACCATTTACCGCTGCATCCATTGGTGAATGGTTCAGAGATAATGGTAAGCATGCTTTGATTGTCTATGACGATTTGTCAAAGCAGGCCGTGGCATACCGTCAATTATCTTTGTTGTTGAGACGTCCTCCTGGTCGTGAAGCCTACCCTGGTGATGTCTTCTACTTGCATTCGAGATTACTAGAAAGAGCTGCTAAGTTGTCAGAAAAGGAGGGTTCTGGTTCTTTAACAGCTTTGCCCGTTATTGAAACCCAAGGTGGTGATGTCTCCGCTTATATTCCAACCAACGTCATTTCCATTACAGATGGTcaaattttcttggaaGCCGAGTTATTCTACAAGGGTATCAGACCCGCCATTAACGTTGGTTTGTCTGTCTCTCGTGTCGGTTCTGCTGCTCAAGTTAAGGCTTTGAAACAAGTCGCTGGTTCTTTGAAATTATTTTTGGCTCAATACAGAGAAGTCGCTGCCTTTGCTCAATTTGGTTCTGATTTAGATGCTTCCACCAAGCAAACTCTAGTTAGAGGTGAAAGATTGACCCAATTGTTGAAGCAAAACCAGTACTCACCTTTGGCTACAGAAGAACAAGTTCCATTGATTTATGCTGGTGTTAACGGTCATTTGGACAATATTGAACTATCAAGAATTGGTGAATTCGAGTCTTCTTTCTTGTCTTACCTAAAATCTAACCACAATGAGCTTTTGACTGAAATTAGAGAAAAGGGTGAATTGTCCAAGGAATTGTTGGCATCTTTAAAGAGTGCCACTGAATCCTTTGTTGCCACTTTTTAA
- the ECM21 gene encoding Ecm21p (similar to Saccharomyces cerevisiae ECM21 (YBL101C) and CSR2 (YPR030W); ancestral locus Anc_7.436): MPFITSRPVAKNSPHSLSETDLNQSRGQSSQSSPTKKSGPMQRRRRSSSIRHALSSFLGSANAHPHAVLNNTVKGGSANGNIRSSNTDAQLLGKKQNKQPPQEPRRHSTTAISGPICDSATTTPRSSTSDTNHRFPGRLSEDQDPRLSGGRCSQIEEDSTVLDFDDDHNSSAVASSDLSSTSHSKLTNSKKFNEQFLTEYLTARGLLSPKTVLSNEHMKIAISTSGESVFLPTISSNDDEYLARLNGLNDGTDDAETDFFLDGVDQQDGNVFPSTTTTATRNVEDTNRDTLLRENISEDHPCSTSEPNTRSVEIDSSMVSYSIAIIVSVKKPAQFTDMQLELCSRVKVFWNTGVPPTKTFNEEFYNAASMKWTLNNENFNLFVPSSISPDDQMIENNTNDRQMRLFKNIPTEERLYLDKTKTRYSLLNAINLTKTHLYEPGDYVFLVPVVFSNHVPETIYLPSARVSYRLRLATKAINRKGTYHQDSNSPPFIVSPDSSSSLSSTTSSLKLTETESAQPHRRISNNLFSKVKNHLHMSSHQLKNEESAEEEIFAEYPIKVIRTPPPVAVSTANKPIYINRVWTDSLSYEISFAQKYVSLDSEVPIKIKLAPICKNVCVKRIHISITERVTFVSKGYEYEYDQTDPVAKDPYNPYYLDFASKRRKERSLSLFEIRTKEKGSRALREEIVENSFGDNLLSYSPIDDDNNSKGNQKESLGITEPLIIETKLKFPKYEDLDKRTAKIIPPYGIDAYTSIPNPEHAAANGPSHRRPSVIGFLSGHKSSKNREENEKPVYDPKFHATTVKSNSGLPVKTHTRLNLPKRGLYLDSLHFSNVYCRHKLEIMLRISKPDPECPSKLRHYEVLIDTPIFLVSEQCNSGNMELPTYDMATMEGQSNHTPPNMNNDFFGITCPPPPTFEEAISVPASPIVSPMGSPNIMASYDPDLLSIQQLNLSRTTSVSGPSGCGDDPNSLSANRNSISNANAMSGSISNTAFVSSTSGQGVSRARATSVNDRSRFNNLDKLLSTPSPINRSNNSSPTNGSSQAHGPVRISNSLNENLTESSNVLFKKDYTLANAKDEEQEGVVSSSSADSLHSYGNEPPRYDEIVPLMSDEE, encoded by the coding sequence ATGCCGTTTATAACATCAAGACCAGTGGCGAAAAATTCCCCTCACTCTTTATCAGAAACAGACTTAAACCAGTCCAGAGGACAGTCATCTCAATCCTCTCCTACCAAGAAATCCGGGCCCATGcaacgaagaagaaggtcCTCTTCCATCAGGCACGCGCTATCATCATTCCTTGGTAGCGCTAATGCTCACCCTCATGCTGTCTTGAATAACACAGTGAAAGGCGGCAGTGCCAACGGCAATATCAGAAGCAGTAATACGGACGCACAACTTTTGGGCAAAAAGCAGAACAAACAGCCGCCACAAGAGCCAAGGCGACATAGCACCACCGCCATCTCGGGGCCTATTTGCGATAGTGCTACCACAACTCCAAGGTCGTCGACTTCAGACACTAATCACCGTTTTCCCGGAAGACTATCTGAAGATCAGGACCCCAGGTTGTCAGGGGGACGCTGTTCACAGATCGAGGAAGATAGCACAGTATTAGATTTCGACGATGACCATAATTCGTCGGCCGTAGCGTCGAGCGATCTATCATCGACTTCCCATTCAAAGTTGACGAATTCGAAAAAGTTCAACGAACAGTTTCTTACAGAATACTTGACCGCTAGAGGTCTTCTGAGCCCCAAAACTGTTTTATCCAATGAGCACATGAAAATCGCCATATCCACGAGCGGTGAAAGCGTTTTCCTACCAACAATATCCTCGAATGACGATGAGTACCTGGCTAGGTTAAACGGGCTTAATGATGGCACTGACGACGCTGAGACCGATTTCTTCCTAGATGGCGTAGACCAGCAAGACGGTAATGTTTTTCCTTCCACTACGACAACAGCCACCAGAAATGTTGAAGATACAAATAGAGATACACTTTTAAGAGAAAATATATCCGAGGATCATCCATGCTCAACTTCTGAACCTAACACAAGATCCGTTGAAATCGATAGTTCTATGGTCTCGTATAGCATAGCGATCATAGTATCCGTTAAAAAACCAGCCCAATTTACAGACATGCAATTGGAATTATGTTCGAGGGTTAAGGTGTTTTGGAACACAGGTGTTCCTCCaacaaaaacattcaaTGAAGAATTTTATAATGCTGCATCAATGAAATGGACTCTAAATAACGAAAACTTCAATTTGTTTGTTCCATCAAGCATATCTCCAGACGATCAAATGATCGAAAACAACACCAACGATCGTCAAATGagattattcaaaaatattccCACAGAAGAAAGGTTGTATTTGGACAAAACCAAAACAAGATATAGCCTGTTGAACGCTATAAACCTAACCAAAACTCATCTTTATGAACCTGGTGACTATGTATTCTTAGTACCGGTGGTGTTTTCTAATCATGTTCCAGAGACTATCTATTTACCCTCTGCACGTGTTAGTTATAGATTAAGACTTGCCACAAAGGCAATCAATCGAAAGGGTACATATCATCAGGATTCGAACTCTCCTCCATTCATTGTATCTCCAGATTCCTCTTCATCGTTAAGCTCTACTACATCTTCATTAAAACTTACCGAGACGGAATCTGCTCAGCCTCATAGGAGGATAAGCAACAATTTATTCAGTAAGGTTAAAAATCATTTACACATGAGTTCGCACCAActcaaaaatgaagaatctgCGGAGGAGGAGATTTTTGCAGAATATCCAATCAAAGTTATCAGAACTCCACCACCCGTTGCTGTATCTACTGCGAATAAACCGATCTACATTAATAGGGTTTGGACAGATTCTTTGTCATATGAAATATCTTTTGCCCAAAAGTACGTATCACTAGATAGTGAAGTCCCgatcaaaataaaattagCGCCAATTTGCAAAAACGTTTGTGTTAAACGTATTCATATAAGTATCACAGAAAGGGTTACCTTTGTTAGTAAAGGCTACGAATATGAATATGATCAAACAGATCCTGTGGCCAAAGATCCCTACAACCCCTATTATTTAGATTTTGCCTccaagagaagaaaagagagaagTTTATCGTTATTTGAAATCAGAACCAAGGAAAAGGGTTCAAGAGCTCTAAGGGAAGAAATCGTAGAGAATTCCTTTGGTGACAATCTTTTATCTTATAGTCCTATTGATGACGACAATAATTCAAAAGGCAACCAAAAGGAAAGTCTTGGCATAACGGAACCATTAATTATTGAAACAAAGTTGAAGTTTCCCAAATACGAGGACTTAGATAAAAGAACTGCGAAAATTATTCCACCTTATGGAATTGATGCCTACACAAGTATCCCCAATCCCGAACATGCCGCAGCTAATGGTCCCTCTCATCGTCGCCCAAGTGTAATTGGCTTTTTGTCAGGTCATAAAAGCTCAAAAAACcgtgaagaaaatgagaaacCTGTCTATGATCCCAAATTTCATGCAACTACAGTCAAATCCAATTCTGGGTTGCCTGTAAAAACCCATACCAGATTAAACTTGCCGAAAAGAGGGCTATACTTAGATAGTTTACACTTTAGTAATGTTTACTGTAGACATAAGCTGGAAATTATGTTACGAATAAGTAAACCTGATCCTGAGTGTCCATCAAAATTAAGACATTATGAGGTGCTGATTGATACACCCATATTCTTGGTATCTGAACAGTGTAACAGTGGCAATATGGAATTACCTACTTATGATATGGCTACAATGGAAGGCCAAAGCAACCACACTCCTCCAAATATGAACAATGACTTTTTTGGAATCACATGTCCGCCTCCACctacttttgaagaagcCATATCCGTGCCGGCTTCCCCCATCGTCTCACCAATGGGATCGCCCAACATCATGGCGTCGTACGATCCTGATTTGCTCTCTATTCAACAATTGAACTTATCAAGAACCACGTCAGTTAGTGGGCCATCTGGATGTGGCGATGATCCCAACTCTTTGAGTGCTAATCGCAACAGTATCTCAAATGCTAATGCCATGAGTGGCAGTATTTCGAATACTGCGTTTGTTTCGAGCACCAGTGGCCAAGGTGTTTCCAGGGCAAGAGCTACATCAGTAAATGATAGATCAAGGTTCAATAACCTTGATAAACTATTGAGTACCCCGTCACCCATTAATAGGTCCAATAATTCTTCTCCAACAAATGGCTCATCACAAGCACACGGCCCTGTAAGGATCTCGAACTCTCTCAACGAAAATCTTACCGAAAGTTCAAATGtgcttttcaaaaaggatTACACTTTAGCGAATGCAAAAGACGAAGAACAGGAAGGTGTAGTGAGTTCAAGCTCGGCAGATTCTTTACATTCCTATGGCAACGAACCTCCACGTTATGACGAAATAGTGCCCTTAATGAGTGACGAGGAGTga